In Paenibacillus phoenicis, one genomic interval encodes:
- a CDS encoding VOC family protein, which produces MKPRMSVLTIGVEDLERAVQFYRDGLGWATEGIVGQEFEHGAVAFFDLQAGLKLALWKRADIAHDTGLTLHAPSPTEITLGHNVASKAEVDQVMGQAKAAGAKIVVPPHDTFWGGYSGYFQDPDGHLWEVVFNPEWVFEA; this is translated from the coding sequence ATGAAACCTAGAATGTCGGTGTTAACGATTGGTGTGGAGGATTTGGAAAGAGCGGTGCAATTTTATCGAGATGGCCTTGGCTGGGCGACGGAGGGGATCGTAGGTCAAGAGTTCGAGCACGGGGCGGTTGCCTTCTTCGATTTGCAGGCGGGACTGAAGCTGGCGCTGTGGAAGCGGGCGGATATCGCCCATGACACTGGTCTAACGCTTCATGCCCCAAGTCCAACGGAAATTACGCTGGGTCATAATGTGGCGAGCAAAGCGGAAGTGGATCAAGTGATGGGGCAAGCGAAAGCAGCTGGAGCTAAGATCGTGGTTCCGCCTCACGATACGTTTTGGGGAGGGTACTCCGGATATTTTCAAGATCCCGACGGGCATTTGTGGGAGGTTGTCTTCAATCCTGAATGGGTATTCGAAGCCTGA
- a CDS encoding prenyltransferase/squalene oxidase repeat-containing protein has product MKKRDVLERASTFIYSHARLLDRKRFAYHFEGGSAEEVLRALRPYQNGDGGFGHALEPDMRGPHSQPVATETALLVIREVGGFGSDLLDGVIRYLRSLTLPGGGLPRATTEVNRYPHAPWWTTEQDGGPSINPTGSIIGMLLGQQERTDFFREDWFQNNVAYLWGCVEQGLPEDYHDAVQWISFLQHVPDQERAAKALSRLDAWLTGPNGIERDPLAEGYVHKVLDYAPTPESYAAKLISEQDIEKHLNWLISTQQEDGGWALTFPAVSPAGEQEWRGWLTIENLKTLKAYGRLS; this is encoded by the coding sequence ATGAAAAAACGGGACGTATTGGAACGGGCCAGTACTTTTATTTATTCGCATGCCCGGCTGTTGGATCGCAAGCGGTTTGCTTACCACTTTGAAGGAGGGAGCGCGGAGGAGGTGCTTCGCGCGCTTCGCCCGTACCAGAACGGGGATGGCGGATTTGGTCATGCGCTGGAGCCGGATATGCGCGGTCCGCATAGCCAGCCGGTGGCAACCGAAACGGCGTTGCTGGTGATTCGCGAGGTGGGCGGATTCGGGTCGGATCTGCTGGACGGAGTGATCCGTTATCTGCGCAGTTTGACACTGCCGGGAGGCGGCTTGCCGCGGGCAACGACGGAAGTGAATCGATATCCGCATGCGCCGTGGTGGACGACCGAGCAGGACGGGGGTCCCTCGATCAACCCGACGGGAAGCATCATCGGCATGCTGCTGGGGCAACAGGAACGCACCGATTTTTTCCGTGAGGATTGGTTCCAAAATAATGTCGCCTATCTGTGGGGATGTGTAGAGCAAGGCCTTCCCGAGGATTATCATGACGCGGTTCAGTGGATTTCCTTCCTGCAGCATGTGCCAGATCAGGAGCGGGCGGCGAAGGCGCTATCCAGGTTGGATGCCTGGCTGACCGGACCAAACGGGATTGAGCGGGATCCGCTGGCGGAGGGGTACGTCCATAAAGTGCTGGACTACGCACCAACGCCGGAGAGTTACGCGGCGAAGCTCATCTCGGAGCAAGACATCGAGAAGCACTTGAATTGGTTGATAAGCACGCAGCAGGAGGATGGCGGTTGGGCGCTCACGTTTCCGGCAGTAAGCCCGGCGGGCGAGCAGGAATGGCGCGGTTGGCTGACCATAGAGAATTTGAAGACGCTGAAGGCTTACGGCCGCTTGTCCTAA
- a CDS encoding nitroreductase family protein produces MDFALFRDILQTRRSIREFTQEPVSVSDIKDLIDCARYAPSDTNSQTWEFIVVMNADKIKQIEDFTWESLHEIAARATAQGKDREAKLLVKSFGPYATAFSGAPALIVVLSTPYTSKFRERIFDPISFVTPEIWDEEGLKSSCLAAQNLMLAAHAKGLATCPMTGPVLLAEDKLREFLDIPADRGVNMVIALGHPAISPKPVPRKEVSEILRIVE; encoded by the coding sequence ATGGATTTCGCTTTGTTTCGGGACATCCTTCAAACCCGCCGCAGTATCCGGGAATTTACCCAAGAGCCTGTCAGCGTCTCCGATATCAAGGATCTCATCGACTGCGCTCGCTATGCGCCCAGCGACACGAATTCGCAAACCTGGGAATTCATCGTCGTCATGAACGCAGATAAAATCAAGCAGATCGAGGATTTTACCTGGGAAAGCCTGCATGAAATCGCAGCACGCGCCACAGCACAGGGGAAGGATCGGGAAGCCAAGCTGCTTGTGAAATCGTTTGGTCCTTATGCTACTGCTTTTTCCGGCGCTCCGGCGTTAATCGTAGTTTTGTCTACGCCGTACACCTCGAAGTTCCGTGAGCGAATTTTTGACCCGATCTCCTTCGTCACTCCTGAAATTTGGGACGAAGAAGGCCTCAAGAGCAGCTGTCTGGCCGCGCAGAACCTGATGCTGGCCGCGCATGCCAAAGGCCTCGCCACTTGTCCGATGACCGGACCGGTACTGCTCGCGGAAGATAAGCTGCGCGAATTCCTCGACATTCCTGCCGATCGCGGAGTGAATATGGTGATCGCACTGGGCCATCCGGCGATCTCACCGAAGCCGGTGCCGCGGAAGGAAGTATCCGAGATTTTGCGGATCGTTGAGTAA